One Phycisphaeraceae bacterium DNA window includes the following coding sequences:
- a CDS encoding acetyl-CoA carboxylase carboxyltransferase subunit alpha — MSRSAYAGSYALDFEQPILELERQIEALRTQPNAERLAPEVQTLEQARQALITKTFESLTPWQRVRVARHPGRPQTLDYVEMICREWVELHGDRHYGDDPAIVTGFARIGTMKVLLVGHHKGRSTEERLRCHFGCAHPEGYRKALLKMRLAEKFRLPIVTLIDTPGAYPGIGSEQRGQAEAIAVNLREMSRLRTPVVCVVIGEGGSGGALGIAVGDRVAMLQHAWYSVISPEGCAAILWKQANEQTNSRAAEALALTAEDNLRNGLIDAVIPEPAGGAHRDPKAMADRLQSWIVDSLRELQRISPDTLVRLRYEKFRNIGSVTTGR; from the coding sequence ATGTCCCGCAGCGCGTACGCAGGCTCCTACGCCCTCGATTTCGAGCAGCCGATCCTCGAACTGGAGCGGCAGATCGAGGCGCTCCGCACGCAGCCGAACGCCGAGCGCCTCGCCCCCGAGGTGCAGACCCTCGAACAGGCGCGGCAGGCGCTCATCACCAAGACCTTCGAATCGCTCACCCCGTGGCAGCGAGTGCGCGTGGCTCGACACCCGGGCCGCCCGCAGACGCTCGACTATGTGGAGATGATCTGCCGGGAGTGGGTGGAACTGCATGGCGACCGTCACTACGGCGACGACCCGGCCATCGTGACCGGGTTCGCGCGCATCGGCACCATGAAGGTGCTGCTCGTGGGTCACCACAAGGGGCGATCGACCGAGGAGCGGCTCCGCTGCCACTTCGGCTGCGCGCATCCCGAGGGCTACCGCAAGGCGCTTCTGAAGATGCGCCTGGCGGAGAAGTTCCGTCTGCCCATCGTCACGCTCATCGACACGCCCGGCGCCTACCCCGGCATCGGCAGCGAGCAGCGCGGGCAGGCCGAGGCGATTGCCGTCAACCTTCGTGAGATGAGCCGACTCCGCACTCCGGTGGTGTGCGTGGTGATCGGCGAAGGCGGCTCCGGCGGCGCTCTCGGCATCGCCGTGGGCGACCGCGTCGCGATGCTTCAGCACGCGTGGTACTCGGTCATCAGTCCGGAGGGTTGTGCGGCGATTCTCTGGAAGCAGGCGAACGAACAGACCAACTCGCGGGCCGCGGAAGCCCTCGCGCTGACCGCGGAGGACAACCTTCGGAACGGCCTGATCGACGCGGTGATCCCGGAGCCAGCGGGCGGCGCTCATCGCGATCCGAAGGCGATGGCCGATCGACTTCAATCGTGGATCGTCGACTCGCTCCGCGAGCTACAACGAATCAGCCCCGACACGCTGGTTCGCCTGCGCTATGAGAAGTTCCGGAACATTGGTTCGGTGACGACGGGACGCTGA
- a CDS encoding TraR/DksA C4-type zinc finger protein, with product MSKAPAASRGGSPSGSASGKSSTKSKSPAARNSAASKSVAARVSPKQSAKAASKSDAKGTKSTRGSQNTSGAKSTKGAQSTQSAHAAKGAKSAKGESSAKSRPAESAKTASSAKSAASAKSAASAKSSLKKGAAVAKGKTPPAKGAVPAKPAASSRPGLRFGSRDKPLSPLSLTPPPPPPPTKSPSRGKGITIIEPKRQAMKAAQEAEKASKGKSKSSPKLDLANARSVAAVAISAKADAHGYVVVNGRRVRVISTKATGGKRKKVKPPPAPAQASPRASEAVIQAMKTKLPTKDLEHYQEILLRHRRELVGRVTGLEDEALRSSGGNLSNMPLHPADIGTDTFDQDFALGMAASDRQLLMEIDEALERIAQRTYGVCQMTGKPIPKARLDAKPWAKYTVEAARLVESGAVR from the coding sequence ATGAGCAAGGCGCCAGCCGCCTCCCGTGGCGGTTCACCATCTGGCTCGGCCAGCGGGAAGTCATCGACGAAGTCGAAGTCGCCCGCCGCGCGGAACTCCGCCGCAAGCAAGTCGGTTGCGGCCCGGGTGTCGCCGAAGCAATCCGCCAAGGCCGCGTCAAAGTCCGACGCCAAGGGCACCAAGAGCACTCGGGGCTCCCAGAACACCTCGGGCGCGAAGAGCACCAAGGGCGCTCAGTCCACTCAATCGGCCCACGCCGCCAAGGGCGCGAAGAGCGCCAAGGGCGAATCGAGCGCGAAGTCCCGGCCCGCGGAGTCCGCGAAGACCGCGTCCTCCGCAAAGTCTGCGGCGTCGGCGAAGTCTGCGGCGTCGGCGAAGTCTTCGCTCAAGAAGGGCGCAGCCGTCGCCAAGGGCAAGACGCCACCCGCCAAGGGCGCCGTTCCAGCGAAGCCCGCAGCGTCCTCGCGTCCGGGCCTTCGGTTCGGTTCGCGCGACAAGCCGTTGTCTCCACTCTCGCTCACGCCACCTCCTCCGCCGCCGCCCACCAAGAGCCCGTCGCGCGGCAAGGGCATCACCATCATCGAGCCGAAGCGACAGGCCATGAAGGCGGCGCAGGAAGCGGAGAAGGCATCGAAGGGCAAGAGCAAGTCATCGCCCAAGCTTGATCTCGCGAACGCCCGTTCCGTTGCGGCGGTGGCGATCAGTGCCAAGGCCGACGCGCATGGATATGTCGTCGTCAACGGCCGTCGCGTGCGTGTGATCTCAACCAAGGCCACAGGCGGCAAGCGGAAGAAGGTGAAGCCACCGCCCGCGCCCGCACAGGCGTCACCGCGCGCAAGCGAGGCGGTGATCCAGGCGATGAAGACGAAACTTCCAACGAAGGACCTGGAGCACTACCAGGAGATTCTTCTGCGCCATCGGCGCGAGCTGGTGGGCCGCGTGACCGGGCTCGAGGATGAAGCGCTCCGCTCCAGCGGCGGCAACCTTTCGAACATGCCGTTGCACCCGGCGGACATCGGTACCGACACCTTCGATCAGGATTTTGCACTTGGCATGGCGGCCAGCGACCGCCAACTGCTCATGGAGATCGACGAGGCGCTCGAGCGCATTGCGCAACGCACCTATGGTGTCTGCCAGATGACTGGCAAGCCCATTCCGAAGGCGCGCCTCGATGCGAAACCGTGGGCCAAGTACACGGTCGAGGCGGCGCGGCTGGTTGAGAGCGGCGCGGTGCGATGA
- a CDS encoding signal peptidase II: protein MTPRTTVPAWRSPAAWATLLIVFAAVLSIDLWTKAWSFRTVAGRPVELTYEVASQPAYRPPFHEPVHALPFDLLDFTLVVNHGAVFGLGQHRRGIFVVFTVVAVTVALWVFGWWTNSRSRLAHIGIGLVLAGGIGNLYDRLVYGAVRDFLHMLPRWNLPFGIRWPGGSTEVFPWVFNIADVSLLVGMGLLLIAARDSDRELTKARQATPPRAD from the coding sequence ATGACGCCACGCACGACCGTGCCGGCCTGGCGAAGCCCCGCCGCGTGGGCCACGCTGCTGATCGTCTTTGCAGCGGTGCTGTCAATTGACCTGTGGACGAAGGCGTGGTCCTTTCGCACGGTCGCCGGTCGTCCAGTCGAACTCACCTATGAAGTGGCGAGCCAGCCGGCGTATCGACCGCCCTTTCACGAGCCGGTTCACGCGCTTCCATTCGATCTGCTCGACTTCACGCTGGTGGTGAATCACGGCGCCGTCTTCGGCCTCGGACAGCATCGGCGGGGGATCTTCGTGGTCTTCACGGTGGTCGCCGTGACCGTGGCGCTCTGGGTCTTCGGCTGGTGGACGAACTCGCGCTCGCGACTTGCGCACATCGGCATTGGACTTGTGCTCGCTGGCGGCATCGGCAATCTCTATGACCGCCTCGTCTATGGCGCCGTGCGCGACTTCCTTCACATGCTGCCGCGCTGGAACCTGCCATTCGGCATTCGATGGCCGGGCGGAAGCACCGAGGTCTTTCCCTGGGTCTTCAACATTGCCGATGTCTCGCTGCTGGTGGGCATGGGGTTGCTCCTGATTGCCGCGCGCGACAGTGATCGTGAACTCACGAAGGCCAGGCAGGCAACGCCGCCACGAGCGGATTGA
- a CDS encoding DinB family protein — MTTTNATRSSFAQMNLPEFEHEMATTRKLLERLPEDKLDWKAHPKSNSIGWNACHLAEIPGWASNILTESFVDMNPPGEAPYATPKLSTRADILDLFDRNVAEAKKAIASVKDDSVMDAWQLRDNGTVLLEMPRAVAYRTWVISHSIHHRAILSVYFRLVGVPVPAIYGPSGDEQG; from the coding sequence ATGACGACCACCAACGCAACACGCTCCAGCTTCGCCCAGATGAACCTGCCCGAGTTCGAGCACGAGATGGCCACCACTCGCAAGCTGCTCGAGCGACTGCCCGAGGACAAGCTCGACTGGAAGGCTCACCCGAAGTCCAACTCGATCGGCTGGAACGCCTGTCACCTCGCCGAGATCCCCGGGTGGGCGTCGAACATCCTCACCGAGTCGTTCGTCGACATGAACCCGCCCGGCGAGGCGCCCTACGCGACGCCCAAGCTCTCGACCCGCGCGGACATTCTCGACCTCTTCGATCGCAATGTCGCCGAGGCGAAGAAGGCGATCGCATCGGTGAAGGACGACTCAGTCATGGACGCGTGGCAGTTGCGGGATAACGGCACTGTGCTGCTCGAAATGCCTCGCGCGGTCGCCTATCGCACCTGGGTCATCAGCCACTCGATCCACCACCGTGCAATTCTGAGCGTGTACTTCCGACTCGTCGGCGTGCCGGTTCCAGCCATCTACGGACCCTCGGGCGACGAGCAGGGCTGA
- the truB gene encoding tRNA pseudouridine(55) synthase TruB yields MADVPPLQGVIVIDKPVGPTSMRVVERVRRAAGGARCGHAGTLDPLASGVLVVALGRATRQIEALMAGPKRYETEVDLSATTATLDSEGELQPVRVECEPSRDDLERALATMRGTFAQRPPAFSAVKIGGRRAYALARRGAAEEPPPRSVTVHELEIDDFRYPLVRLRIRCDKGFYVRSLARDLGLALGTGGYCRSIRRTAVEPYTLSDALPLDELPERLGPEHLLSCVPGSGGHPGETAGEDGG; encoded by the coding sequence ATGGCCGATGTTCCCCCGCTCCAAGGTGTCATCGTGATCGACAAGCCCGTCGGCCCCACCAGCATGCGCGTGGTGGAACGAGTCCGTCGGGCAGCGGGGGGCGCCCGCTGCGGACACGCCGGCACGCTCGATCCGTTGGCCTCGGGCGTGCTGGTTGTGGCGCTCGGCCGCGCGACGCGACAGATCGAAGCGCTCATGGCCGGGCCGAAGCGCTATGAGACCGAGGTCGATCTCTCAGCAACCACCGCAACACTCGACAGCGAGGGTGAACTTCAGCCGGTGCGCGTGGAGTGCGAACCGTCGCGCGATGATCTCGAACGGGCGCTCGCGACCATGCGAGGCACCTTCGCTCAGCGACCGCCCGCTTTCAGTGCGGTGAAGATCGGTGGTCGTCGCGCCTACGCCCTTGCCCGGCGCGGCGCGGCCGAGGAGCCTCCGCCGCGCTCGGTCACGGTGCACGAGCTCGAGATTGATGACTTCCGCTACCCGCTTGTTCGGCTCCGCATCCGTTGCGACAAGGGCTTCTATGTGCGGAGCCTCGCGCGCGACCTGGGACTGGCGCTGGGTACGGGTGGCTACTGCCGATCCATCCGGAGGACGGCGGTCGAGCCCTACACGCTTTCGGACGCTCTCCCCCTCGATGAACTCCCTGAACGCCTTGGCCCGGAGCACCTTCTCTCCTGCGTTCCAGGGTCAGGGGGGCATCCGGGCGAAACGGCGGGCGAAGACGGTGGTTGA
- a CDS encoding bifunctional methionine sulfoxide reductase B/A protein, with amino-acid sequence MLGSLIMAAACAAIISMIAVAWPDQDAPAAPTKDSTTMTPNTSSPAAPSERLFSGSGHDITPLSKERVAELAAALSPEAYKVTQNHGTEPPGSCGIILDNKKDGTYCCIVCGLPLFSSGHKFNSGTGWPSFFTPVDAKHIGYVRDTSYGMDRLEVVCVRCNAHLGHVFNDGPRDKTGLRYCINGVALQFHEKGQPMPKESLPAMTPAVAYFAGGCFWGIEHVFEKCPGVIDAESGYMNGHTENPTYEQVCSKKTGHAEAVKVVFDPSRVTYRLLLEGFFLMHDPTQLNRQGPDVGDQYRSGVFTVDEAQLAEAKAFVAELAKSGRFKAPIVTVVEPAKTFYKAEPYHQDYVFRTGRACHVSNPWSTVFGTAAAH; translated from the coding sequence GTGCTCGGCTCCCTGATCATGGCGGCAGCGTGCGCTGCGATCATCTCCATGATTGCCGTGGCTTGGCCTGATCAGGACGCACCCGCCGCGCCGACCAAGGATTCCACCACCATGACGCCGAACACATCCTCGCCTGCTGCGCCGAGCGAGCGCCTCTTCTCAGGGTCAGGCCACGACATCACGCCGCTCTCGAAGGAGCGCGTCGCGGAGCTTGCGGCCGCGCTCTCGCCCGAGGCCTACAAGGTCACGCAGAATCACGGCACGGAACCGCCGGGCTCCTGCGGCATCATCCTCGACAACAAGAAGGATGGAACATACTGCTGCATCGTGTGCGGGCTGCCGCTCTTCTCAAGCGGGCACAAGTTCAACTCGGGCACCGGATGGCCGAGCTTCTTCACGCCGGTCGACGCGAAGCACATCGGCTATGTTCGCGACACCTCCTACGGCATGGATCGACTTGAAGTGGTCTGCGTGCGCTGCAATGCTCACCTCGGTCATGTCTTCAACGACGGTCCTCGCGACAAGACCGGCCTGCGATACTGCATCAACGGAGTCGCGCTTCAATTCCACGAGAAGGGTCAACCCATGCCGAAGGAGAGCCTGCCTGCCATGACGCCTGCCGTCGCCTACTTTGCAGGCGGCTGCTTCTGGGGCATCGAGCATGTCTTTGAGAAGTGCCCCGGGGTCATCGATGCCGAGAGCGGCTACATGAACGGCCACACCGAGAACCCCACCTATGAGCAGGTCTGCTCGAAGAAGACGGGGCACGCCGAAGCCGTGAAGGTGGTCTTCGATCCATCGCGCGTGACCTATCGGCTACTGCTTGAGGGCTTCTTCCTGATGCACGATCCGACGCAGCTCAATCGACAGGGCCCCGATGTCGGCGATCAATATCGCAGTGGCGTGTTCACCGTGGATGAGGCGCAACTCGCCGAAGCGAAGGCCTTCGTCGCTGAACTCGCCAAGAGCGGTCGCTTCAAGGCACCGATCGTCACGGTGGTCGAGCCTGCGAAGACCTTCTACAAGGCGGAGCCGTACCACCAGGACTATGTCTTCCGCACGGGCCGCGCCTGCCATGTGAGCAATCCTTGGAGCACGGTGTTCGGGACGGCGGCCGCGCATTGA
- a CDS encoding M28 family peptidase produces the protein MEHGVRDGGRALNGALPRLRRWCSVVVLGAPLFGPPLVAASLLEPPDAASDRARGQGERERRHAMISPESLRAFHELFGSEPHVAGTPGDARQIERLRVAFEEMGLAARVEPFWALLPQPIDAKLEIVATAPDDQRPTSGPSAPGAPDVDAPRARRGVVALPLQEANLLDDPATAHPDLTWGWNAYSGSGEVTSGVVFAHLGREEDFARLRELGIDPAGKIALIRYGGLFRGLKVRNAEKAGAAAVLLYSDPADASRSRGAALPEDGWGDDLCIQRGSVLSLHQPGDPLTPFGPATRDAQRQSLDEVDLPRIPVQPIGAAAATEIIARMRGAEIAIGDPWQGGIPAPYRFEGGDELRLRLRVEQDREIRESANVIGVLPGSRWPEQVVIVGCHHDAWGFGAADPLAGTIVQMETARILAERARQGERPLRTVLFAAWGAEEFGIIGSVEWVEAHREAIAQYGVAYLNLDMAAMGLNLAASASPALLAVVSDATEVKRVGDPGGGSDHVGFIHHLAVPVIGLSAHGAPADMYHSNYDTVEWYRRAVGDDYASAALVTRATLDLVERLAYQPLLPMRAGQIGHRVSAWASALLERVGDDPQRAALGAILHRGEALVTLAAPSDRWLDAQRALGDAHGLDPQLTDEVNTLLMALERAWFDPAGLPGRPWTRNLALATDRSSGYRSEPLPLMAEAIRTGDSQALADAVERTADALDRIAVILQELDGVIEDARPSPRP, from the coding sequence TTGGAGCACGGTGTTCGGGACGGCGGCCGCGCATTGAACGGCGCGCTGCCGCGCCTGCGCCGGTGGTGCAGCGTTGTCGTGCTTGGGGCGCCGCTCTTCGGCCCGCCGTTGGTCGCGGCATCGCTGCTCGAACCGCCTGATGCGGCGAGTGATCGGGCACGCGGCCAAGGGGAACGCGAGCGACGCCACGCGATGATCTCGCCGGAATCGCTGCGAGCATTCCACGAGCTCTTCGGGAGCGAACCTCATGTGGCGGGCACACCGGGCGATGCCCGGCAGATCGAGCGCCTTCGCGTTGCCTTTGAAGAGATGGGTCTCGCCGCGCGGGTGGAGCCATTCTGGGCGCTGCTGCCCCAACCCATTGACGCGAAACTCGAGATCGTTGCGACCGCACCCGACGATCAGCGCCCCACCAGCGGACCCTCGGCGCCGGGAGCTCCCGATGTCGATGCTCCGCGAGCGCGGCGCGGTGTGGTGGCGCTCCCGCTGCAAGAGGCGAATCTCCTTGATGATCCCGCGACGGCGCACCCCGATCTCACCTGGGGCTGGAATGCCTACAGCGGTTCCGGCGAGGTGACATCGGGCGTCGTCTTCGCACACCTCGGCCGTGAGGAGGACTTTGCGCGGCTTCGCGAACTTGGCATCGATCCGGCCGGGAAGATCGCGCTCATCCGATATGGTGGCCTCTTTCGCGGGCTGAAGGTGCGCAACGCGGAGAAGGCGGGCGCGGCCGCAGTGCTGCTTTACTCCGATCCCGCCGATGCCAGCCGTTCGCGCGGCGCAGCGCTTCCCGAGGATGGCTGGGGCGACGACCTCTGCATCCAGCGCGGCAGCGTGCTCTCTCTTCACCAGCCGGGTGATCCGCTCACGCCCTTTGGTCCCGCCACGCGCGACGCCCAGCGCCAGAGTCTCGATGAAGTCGATCTTCCGCGCATTCCCGTTCAACCGATCGGCGCGGCGGCGGCGACGGAGATCATCGCGCGGATGCGCGGCGCTGAGATTGCCATCGGCGATCCTTGGCAGGGCGGCATTCCCGCGCCGTATCGATTCGAGGGCGGCGATGAGCTCCGGTTGCGCCTGCGGGTCGAGCAGGATCGCGAGATTCGAGAGAGCGCGAATGTCATCGGAGTCCTTCCCGGTTCCCGCTGGCCGGAGCAGGTTGTCATTGTCGGCTGTCACCACGATGCGTGGGGCTTCGGCGCCGCCGATCCGCTCGCTGGCACGATCGTGCAGATGGAGACGGCGCGCATCCTCGCGGAGCGCGCCCGGCAGGGGGAGCGGCCTTTGCGGACGGTTCTCTTCGCGGCGTGGGGTGCCGAGGAGTTCGGAATCATCGGCAGCGTGGAGTGGGTCGAGGCGCATCGCGAGGCGATCGCGCAATACGGCGTGGCGTACTTGAACCTGGATATGGCGGCGATGGGACTCAACCTCGCCGCCTCCGCGTCGCCCGCGCTGCTCGCGGTCGTCAGCGATGCGACGGAGGTGAAGCGGGTGGGAGACCCCGGTGGCGGCAGCGATCATGTCGGCTTCATCCACCACTTGGCGGTGCCGGTGATCGGACTCTCCGCGCACGGTGCTCCGGCGGACATGTATCACAGCAATTACGACACGGTCGAGTGGTATCGCCGCGCGGTCGGCGACGACTACGCAAGCGCCGCTCTGGTCACTCGCGCCACCCTCGATCTCGTGGAGCGCCTCGCCTATCAGCCGCTCTTGCCCATGCGCGCGGGCCAGATCGGGCATCGGGTCTCCGCGTGGGCGTCGGCTCTCTTGGAGCGAGTTGGCGACGACCCGCAGCGCGCGGCGCTCGGGGCGATTCTCCACCGAGGTGAAGCACTGGTCACACTTGCCGCGCCGTCGGATCGCTGGCTCGATGCGCAGCGTGCGCTTGGCGATGCTCATGGCCTTGATCCGCAACTGACCGACGAGGTCAACACCCTCCTGATGGCACTCGAGCGGGCATGGTTTGACCCGGCCGGTCTTCCGGGGCGACCGTGGACCCGCAATCTTGCGCTTGCTACCGATCGCTCGTCGGGCTATCGATCGGAGCCGCTGCCGCTCATGGCCGAAGCGATCCGAACGGGAGACTCGCAGGCGCTCGCCGATGCCGTGGAACGAACGGCCGATGCCCTCGATCGAATCGCAGTGATCTTGCAGGAGCTCGATGGCGTGATCGAGGATGCGCGACCTTCGCCGCGACCCTGA
- a CDS encoding PQQ-dependent sugar dehydrogenase, translated as MLHRPALIAVAVFATTTAFTTAMAQTPPAVATTNIVGTGLNRPVGLAHAPGDKCRLFVIEKQGLIKIIDISGGTPSVTGTFLNIDAKIINPTSNGDERGLLGLAFHPDYWTNGYFFVNYINNSGNTVIERYQVSADPNVANAASGLIVMTISQPFSNHNGGWIDFGPDGKLYIATGDGGSGNDPNNAGQNLNTRLGKILRIEPNVAGSSPPFFVPSDNPLVSVPGDSTIWHWGLRNPWRNSFDRLTGDLWIADVGQGAREEINFAPEGVPGLNFGWRCMEGFLCTGLTGCTCNAPSLTKPIRDYPHTSGPSGGFSVTGGYVYRGPAMPGLQGYYFHSDYQVANTWRMLYDPVSGTISNLANINAQVNTSLQGTAVNTIASYGEDARGELYLVKQGSTTAGGVFKIIPQSGEVVWNPGDLNHDGVVDGADLAIVLGSWGSIGGDTNCDFTTDGSDIANVLGNWTP; from the coding sequence ATGCTGCATCGCCCCGCGCTGATCGCTGTTGCCGTCTTTGCGACCACCACTGCCTTCACCACGGCCATGGCCCAGACTCCGCCAGCCGTGGCGACAACGAACATTGTCGGGACAGGTCTGAACAGACCCGTTGGCCTTGCCCACGCGCCCGGCGACAAGTGCCGCCTCTTCGTGATCGAGAAGCAGGGGCTTATCAAGATCATCGACATCTCCGGCGGGACCCCGTCGGTGACAGGCACCTTCCTCAACATCGACGCGAAGATCATCAACCCGACCAGCAATGGCGATGAGCGCGGCCTTCTGGGGCTGGCATTCCACCCCGACTACTGGACCAACGGCTACTTCTTTGTCAACTACATCAACAACAGCGGCAACACCGTCATCGAGCGCTACCAAGTGTCCGCCGATCCCAATGTCGCGAACGCCGCCAGCGGCTTGATTGTCATGACGATCTCGCAGCCGTTCAGCAACCACAACGGCGGCTGGATCGACTTTGGGCCCGACGGCAAGCTCTACATCGCGACCGGCGACGGCGGAAGCGGCAACGACCCCAACAACGCCGGACAGAACCTGAATACGCGCCTCGGCAAGATCCTTCGCATCGAGCCGAATGTGGCCGGCAGCTCGCCGCCCTTCTTTGTTCCATCGGACAATCCGCTCGTCTCCGTTCCTGGTGACTCGACCATCTGGCACTGGGGCCTGCGCAATCCGTGGCGCAACAGCTTCGATCGACTGACCGGTGACCTTTGGATTGCCGATGTCGGCCAAGGCGCTCGCGAGGAGATCAACTTCGCGCCCGAGGGAGTCCCCGGACTGAACTTCGGATGGCGCTGCATGGAGGGATTCCTGTGCACCGGCCTGACCGGCTGCACCTGCAATGCCCCCTCGTTGACGAAGCCGATTCGTGACTATCCGCACACCAGCGGCCCAAGCGGCGGCTTCTCCGTCACGGGCGGCTATGTCTACCGCGGCCCCGCGATGCCCGGTCTCCAGGGCTACTACTTCCACAGCGACTACCAGGTCGCGAACACCTGGCGCATGCTCTACGACCCCGTGTCGGGCACCATTTCGAATCTCGCGAACATCAACGCGCAGGTCAACACTTCGCTTCAGGGCACGGCGGTCAACACGATTGCGTCCTATGGCGAGGATGCCCGCGGCGAGCTCTACCTGGTGAAGCAGGGCAGCACCACCGCGGGTGGTGTCTTCAAGATCATCCCGCAGTCCGGCGAAGTCGTCTGGAATCCCGGTGACCTCAACCATGACGGAGTGGTCGATGGCGCCGATCTTGCGATCGTCCTCGGCAGTTGGGGATCGATCGGCGGTGACACGAACTGTGACTTCACCACGGACGGCTCGGACATCGCGAATGTCCTCGGCAACTGGACGCCCTGA
- a CDS encoding cupin domain-containing protein — MSTEPLGEFAREVAERLSLAPHPEGGWYRETHRAAGSPRGSMTAILYLLDAGMVARWHRIDASEAWCWHAGGTLDLEIFEPGAERRRVRLGPGTARDVARAEPGSGFQAVVPPYAWQRASAGPHWVLAGCVVAPAFNFGGFELAPEGWSPEQADPRFDPLLAKAIADLNAESGSIHLTLDDGLLHLICSRGIPAPVQSLVRHVPVGKGMAGLAVERRGPVTACNIQTDTSGDVRPGAKATGLEGAIVVPIFDDHDGVVGALGVANRAARTFTPQETVRLIDHGRAIARARLGIKAQG; from the coding sequence ATGTCGACCGAGCCGCTCGGTGAATTCGCACGCGAAGTCGCCGAGCGGCTTTCTCTTGCGCCTCACCCCGAAGGAGGGTGGTATCGGGAGACGCATCGCGCCGCAGGCTCGCCTCGTGGTTCGATGACCGCCATCCTCTACCTGCTCGATGCTGGCATGGTGGCGCGCTGGCATCGGATTGATGCTTCGGAGGCGTGGTGCTGGCACGCGGGAGGAACGCTCGACCTCGAGATCTTCGAGCCCGGTGCGGAGAGGCGGCGCGTGCGCCTCGGACCCGGTACCGCTCGCGATGTTGCGCGCGCTGAGCCGGGCAGTGGCTTCCAAGCGGTGGTGCCGCCCTATGCGTGGCAACGGGCCTCGGCCGGACCTCACTGGGTGCTGGCGGGGTGCGTGGTTGCACCGGCCTTCAACTTCGGTGGATTCGAACTTGCTCCCGAAGGCTGGTCGCCGGAGCAGGCGGATCCTCGCTTCGATCCGCTGCTTGCGAAGGCGATTGCCGACCTCAACGCGGAGAGCGGCAGCATTCACCTGACGCTCGATGACGGCCTGCTGCATCTCATCTGTTCGCGCGGCATTCCTGCGCCCGTGCAGTCATTGGTCCGACATGTTCCCGTGGGCAAGGGCATGGCGGGACTTGCCGTCGAGCGACGCGGACCGGTGACCGCGTGCAACATTCAGACCGACACTTCGGGTGATGTTCGCCCCGGTGCCAAGGCGACCGGTCTTGAGGGTGCCATCGTCGTGCCGATCTTCGATGATCACGATGGCGTCGTCGGCGCGCTCGGAGTCGCCAACCGCGCGGCGAGGACCTTCACACCGCAGGAGACGGTCCGTCTCATCGACCATGGGCGCGCGATCGCCCGCGCGCGTCTCGGCATCAAGGCCCAGGGGTGA
- a CDS encoding glutathione peroxidase: protein MTMKSNMQVWRTTRSLVLACALAALSGSAVASMRADDSKAPAAASPPKAEKEDLLTVKINSLEGEAVDLEQYRGKVLLIVNVASKCGYTPQYAKLERLHQRFKDKGLVVIGVPSNDFGGQEPGSSTEIRDFCTRSYSITFPLMEKSQTKKGDGQSELYRVLESKTGKLPTWNFGKYLVSRSGEAVSFHGSSVDPESDEMVKAVESLLAEAEPKTKPS, encoded by the coding sequence GTGACCATGAAGAGCAACATGCAGGTGTGGCGGACGACGCGATCACTGGTGCTGGCATGCGCCCTGGCGGCACTGAGCGGCAGCGCGGTCGCATCGATGAGAGCGGATGACTCGAAGGCCCCCGCAGCGGCGTCGCCACCGAAGGCCGAGAAGGAGGACCTGCTCACCGTGAAAATCAATTCGCTTGAAGGCGAGGCGGTCGACCTTGAGCAGTACCGCGGCAAGGTGCTGCTCATTGTGAATGTCGCCAGCAAGTGCGGCTACACCCCGCAGTACGCCAAGCTCGAGCGCCTTCACCAGCGCTTCAAGGACAAGGGGCTTGTTGTCATCGGCGTGCCGAGCAACGATTTCGGCGGTCAGGAGCCTGGCTCGTCCACTGAGATCCGCGACTTCTGTACGCGAAGCTACTCGATCACCTTCCCACTCATGGAGAAGTCGCAGACGAAGAAGGGCGATGGTCAGAGCGAGCTCTATCGCGTGCTCGAATCGAAAACGGGCAAGCTGCCCACATGGAACTTCGGCAAGTACCTCGTCTCCCGGAGTGGCGAGGCCGTCAGCTTCCATGGCTCATCGGTCGACCCCGAGTCCGATGAGATGGTGAAGGCCGTCGAATCGCTGCTGGCGGAAGCCGAACCGAAGACGAAGCCATCGTGA